In Deltaproteobacteria bacterium, the following proteins share a genomic window:
- a CDS encoding Ig-like domain-containing protein: MRLLLILTLFFLSGCLGEEFRLQNQTTPSPPVSSPPSSAGSNSDEETITKVVTKPPYLALEGIGSRRQLQTEITLEQPSSLPSPSAGEGVIWKSDDETIATVDTKGLVTARGTGATFIRATSGNKSGSTYLVIRETPSAASATESTTAGTPTTAEPREFVDCDPLPRTADPYADRVVSFSPGRGFSENQDLDRALGPPKGEGCCQGGHDVVNLGRGEIILELTDYEICNGDGPDLIVFENPFFVEGPNRQPTTRSFAEPARVALSQDGENFYEFPCDVSDWPFYPCCDTGVLEYHGCAGILPVFANPDENEIDPTDPTVAGGDSFDLDEIGLNSARYIRIRDAGLQAILVNGFDLDAVAVVNGRRP, encoded by the coding sequence ATGAGGTTGTTGCTTATTCTAACATTGTTTTTCTTATCGGGTTGTCTTGGGGAGGAATTTCGTCTGCAGAACCAGACAACACCGTCCCCTCCTGTCTCCTCTCCCCCCTCCTCAGCCGGGTCGAATTCCGATGAGGAGACGATCACCAAGGTGGTTACCAAACCGCCCTATCTGGCGCTTGAGGGAATCGGATCGAGACGGCAACTCCAGACAGAAATCACGTTAGAACAGCCTTCTTCGTTACCCTCTCCATCCGCGGGAGAGGGGGTCATTTGGAAATCAGACGACGAGACGATTGCAACGGTTGATACAAAAGGTCTTGTCACGGCCCGTGGAACGGGAGCAACCTTTATACGAGCAACATCGGGTAACAAGAGCGGCTCTACCTATCTGGTGATCCGGGAGACCCCATCCGCCGCCTCTGCGACGGAATCAACAACGGCTGGCACCCCGACAACTGCAGAGCCAAGAGAGTTCGTCGACTGTGATCCGCTTCCGCGAACGGCCGATCCGTATGCGGATCGTGTTGTCTCATTCTCTCCGGGTCGCGGTTTTTCTGAAAACCAGGATCTGGATCGGGCCTTGGGTCCTCCCAAGGGAGAGGGTTGCTGTCAGGGGGGTCATGACGTTGTCAATCTCGGCCGCGGTGAAATTATCCTTGAGTTGACCGATTATGAGATTTGCAACGGTGACGGCCCGGATTTGATCGTCTTTGAAAACCCATTTTTTGTTGAGGGGCCGAACCGCCAACCAACCACGCGCTCCTTTGCGGAACCGGCCCGCGTTGCCCTCTCCCAAGATGGGGAGAATTTTTATGAATTCCCATGCGACGTCTCTGATTGGCCTTTTTATCCCTGTTGTGACACTGGGGTTCTTGAATATCATGGCTGTGCCGGCATCCTCCCGGTCTTTGCCAATCCGGACGAAAATGAGATCGATCCAACCGATCCAACGGTCGCAGGAGGGGATTCCTTTGATTTAGACGAGATTGGACTCAACTCCGCCCGATACATCCGGATCCGGGATGCAGGACTTCAGGCAATCCTTGTAAATGGATTTGATCTTGATGCCGTGGCGGTTGTGAACGGGAGGAGGCCATAA
- a CDS encoding TonB-dependent receptor, translating to MRRQSFVSVLFFVCLSASAQGYKTSLGEIVVQKPTSTTPSSPIDSSVSTTIIEGKDLQGQKTSLPEVLSETAGLQIRQYGGLDTFATASIRGSTSEQVAVYLDGLLLNTVQGGDFNLASIPVNEIERIEIYRGAVPARLGTSALGGAILIRTRSAELKKGHTTRLSTSYGSFNTLETSIFQAQKLRSSHYAANYSLTRTDGDFSFLNNNGTPFNSSDDRTEKRENNDLTRHKLLLKMGRSLANGSLEFQENFLREERGIPGLGALTSEKASLSSTRTVTQLRWQQEEWSLAPFLHFEKQRFKDQEGEIGLGIQDNSNNTWGYGFDSSLERMIGRFQRGTLVMNYRGEQFLPEDFSSSTPEVNSLRNQFGIGLEDEIVLLEERIILNPSLRTEHILNNFSSGETNFHPVSGKMGVRFHATPSVVLRTNFARAYRIPSFSELFGDRGSLLGNPDLQPEKGWNGDIGFSWETSPLSFSTAYFLNQTEDMIQFLQTSQLTARAENLTKARIQGVETDVRIPLSEQAAFSANYTFQRAKDASGFPGTEGKFLPGRPVHEASGRLHYRYRMAQIYTDLTYLDNNFLDTQNILRTENRFLWGSGISISPVKWLTTSFDVKNILSDQVVDVVGFPLPGRSFYGRLEANI from the coding sequence ATGAGACGACAGTCTTTCGTTTCCGTGCTGTTTTTTGTTTGTCTATCGGCGTCCGCCCAGGGGTATAAAACCTCGCTGGGTGAGATCGTCGTTCAGAAGCCGACCTCAACAACACCCTCTTCGCCCATCGACTCTTCGGTCTCAACGACCATTATTGAGGGAAAAGATCTTCAGGGCCAAAAGACCTCTCTTCCAGAGGTTCTGTCGGAGACCGCTGGACTCCAGATACGGCAGTACGGGGGTCTTGATACCTTCGCCACCGCCTCCATCCGGGGGTCCACCTCTGAACAGGTCGCCGTCTATCTGGACGGTCTCCTTTTAAACACGGTGCAAGGAGGGGATTTCAACCTGGCAAGTATTCCCGTCAATGAGATTGAGCGGATTGAAATCTACCGGGGTGCCGTACCGGCACGTCTTGGGACCAGTGCCTTGGGAGGCGCCATTCTGATCCGAACCCGCTCTGCAGAGTTAAAGAAAGGTCACACAACCCGACTCTCCACCTCTTATGGCTCCTTCAACACGCTTGAAACCTCCATTTTTCAGGCCCAAAAATTACGATCGAGTCATTACGCGGCCAACTATTCGCTCACCCGAACGGATGGGGACTTTTCCTTTCTCAACAACAACGGAACCCCCTTTAATTCCAGTGACGACCGTACAGAGAAGAGGGAAAATAATGACCTCACACGCCATAAACTTCTCTTGAAGATGGGACGTTCACTCGCCAATGGATCGCTCGAGTTCCAGGAAAATTTCTTGAGGGAGGAGCGTGGAATCCCTGGATTGGGGGCATTGACCTCGGAGAAGGCAAGCCTTTCTTCAACACGAACCGTTACCCAACTTCGGTGGCAACAGGAGGAATGGTCACTCGCCCCGTTTCTCCATTTTGAAAAACAACGGTTTAAAGATCAGGAGGGAGAGATCGGACTCGGAATCCAGGACAATAGTAATAACACCTGGGGATATGGGTTTGATTCAAGTCTTGAGAGGATGATTGGTCGGTTTCAACGAGGGACGCTCGTGATGAATTATCGCGGAGAGCAGTTTTTGCCGGAGGATTTTTCTTCGAGCACCCCGGAGGTCAACAGCCTCCGAAACCAATTTGGGATCGGCCTGGAAGACGAGATCGTCCTTCTGGAGGAGAGAATCATCCTGAATCCTTCGCTGCGAACCGAACATATCCTGAACAACTTTTCCTCCGGAGAAACGAACTTCCATCCCGTGAGTGGAAAAATGGGAGTACGGTTTCATGCAACGCCTTCCGTTGTATTGAGGACGAATTTTGCGAGGGCCTATCGGATCCCGAGCTTCTCCGAGCTATTCGGGGATCGGGGAAGTCTCCTGGGAAATCCGGACCTCCAGCCAGAAAAGGGATGGAACGGAGATATCGGTTTTTCATGGGAAACAAGCCCGCTCTCCTTCTCGACCGCCTATTTTCTAAACCAGACGGAGGATATGATCCAGTTTCTTCAGACCTCCCAACTAACCGCCCGGGCCGAGAATCTGACCAAGGCAAGGATTCAAGGGGTAGAAACCGATGTGCGGATTCCGCTGTCCGAACAGGCAGCCTTTTCCGCGAATTACACCTTTCAAAGGGCCAAGGATGCCTCGGGGTTTCCGGGCACGGAGGGGAAATTTCTCCCCGGCCGACCGGTTCATGAGGCAAGTGGGCGACTCCATTATCGCTATCGCATGGCCCAGATCTATACCGATCTGACTTATCTCGATAACAATTTTCTCGATACCCAGAACATCCTCAGGACGGAGAATCGTTTTCTGTGGGGAAGCGGTATTTCAATCTCACCCGTTAAGTGGCTCACAACCAGTTTTGATGTAAAAAATATCTTAAGTGATCAGGTGGTTGATGTCGTCGGATTTCCCCTGCCGGGACGGAGTTTTTATGGAAGGTTGGAAGCAAATATTTAA
- a CDS encoding aldo/keto reductase: MKYRPFGRTGLNISEIGFGTWGIGGTWWGGPQDQGALAALRESLDLGVNFFDTAYVYGDGHSEELIGKVVKEKKVRSQVYLATKVPPKNWGWPAVEGSDVTKIFPGSWIRQCTERSLKKLHTDYVDLQQLHVWAPNWLRSGDWLETLQKLQQEGKVRWFGISINDHQPDSALELVRSGLIQSVQVIYNIFDQSPEKNLLPLCREYKVGVIVRVPLDEGGLSGKLTPTTQFAEGDWRRNYFRGDRLGETCDRVEKLKEFLGDEEKTISDLALKFTLAHPAVSTVIPGMRHPEHLRSNSAVSDGKPLSDKRLQALKQHAWPRNFYLD, from the coding sequence ATGAAATACCGACCGTTCGGCCGGACCGGCCTCAACATCTCAGAAATTGGTTTTGGTACCTGGGGAATCGGTGGCACGTGGTGGGGGGGACCCCAAGATCAGGGGGCATTGGCCGCGTTACGGGAGTCACTCGATTTGGGGGTCAATTTTTTTGATACCGCCTACGTTTATGGGGATGGCCATAGCGAAGAGTTGATTGGAAAGGTCGTGAAGGAGAAAAAGGTCCGATCCCAGGTCTATCTTGCAACCAAGGTTCCCCCTAAAAATTGGGGATGGCCGGCGGTTGAGGGAAGCGATGTCACAAAAATTTTCCCCGGCTCCTGGATCCGCCAATGTACCGAACGAAGTCTGAAAAAGCTCCATACTGATTATGTTGACCTTCAGCAGCTCCATGTCTGGGCCCCGAACTGGCTTAGGTCCGGTGATTGGCTTGAAACGCTCCAGAAACTTCAACAAGAGGGGAAGGTTCGGTGGTTTGGGATTTCGATCAACGACCATCAACCCGATTCAGCGCTTGAGCTCGTTCGCTCCGGACTGATTCAGTCGGTCCAGGTCATTTACAACATCTTTGATCAATCACCTGAAAAAAACCTCCTTCCGCTCTGCCGGGAATATAAGGTGGGTGTTATTGTCCGAGTGCCGTTGGACGAAGGGGGGCTTTCTGGCAAGCTGACACCAACAACTCAATTTGCGGAAGGGGACTGGAGGAGGAATTATTTTCGTGGAGACCGCCTTGGAGAAACCTGTGATCGGGTAGAAAAATTAAAAGAATTTCTTGGTGATGAGGAGAAGACAATTTCCGACCTTGCGTTGAAATTCACCCTGGCCCACCCGGCCGTTTCAACAGTGATACCCGGCATGAGACATCCTGAGCATCTGCGTTCCAATTCTGCCGTCTCGGACGGGAAACCGTTATCCGACAAGAGATTGCAAGCCCTCAAACAACACGCCTGGCCGAGGAATTTTTATCTGGATTGA
- a CDS encoding nucleotidyltransferase domain-containing protein has product MDYCINKTIFKRRLVELGFRGVSDFSNKTGLHRNTVQNLLAGQSVISSSFFKVASTLRADPLELIQAKADLPRSIKGGDEVKGLVGQIMKEDKKMAVFLLGSRALGKAKKYSDWDLGVIRYPEPISGREFLRLKVKVEEWSDSLIRTVDLVNLNVAPEWFLGEMRSQPVFLAGNTEAAAYFLGILDGIKKRKVA; this is encoded by the coding sequence ATGGATTATTGCATTAATAAGACTATTTTCAAAAGACGGCTGGTTGAGCTCGGTTTTCGTGGGGTGTCTGATTTTTCCAATAAAACGGGCCTTCATCGGAATACCGTTCAAAATCTTTTGGCGGGGCAAAGTGTTATCTCCTCCTCTTTTTTTAAGGTGGCGTCGACTCTTAGGGCCGATCCGCTAGAATTGATTCAGGCCAAGGCGGATTTGCCCCGTTCGATTAAGGGGGGAGATGAGGTCAAGGGGCTTGTTGGGCAGATCATGAAAGAAGATAAAAAGATGGCGGTTTTTCTTCTGGGCTCCCGGGCCTTGGGTAAGGCCAAGAAGTACTCTGATTGGGATTTAGGTGTCATTCGCTACCCCGAGCCGATTTCAGGCCGGGAGTTTTTACGGCTCAAGGTAAAGGTCGAAGAGTGGAGCGACTCACTCATTCGTACAGTGGACTTGGTCAATTTGAATGTGGCTCCCGAATGGTTTTTGGGAGAGATGCGGTCTCAACCGGTGTTTCTTGCAGGAAATACAGAGGCTGCTGCCTATTTTTTGGGGATTCTTGATGGAATCAAAAAACGAAAAGTTGCTTAA
- a CDS encoding nucleotidyltransferase substrate binding protein — protein MESKNEKLLKAIQHLEEALLQYRNKKTELNFLTVSKAFETLVEYVWRLLKRIVEDEGLEAPSPKMAIKQAAKLHLISDPEKWLEAIEARNNSVHDYFGISEQEYSELAKEFLNLVRGSKIFHSVD, from the coding sequence ATGGAATCAAAAAACGAAAAGTTGCTTAAAGCCATTCAGCATCTGGAAGAGGCGTTGTTACAGTACCGTAACAAAAAAACAGAACTTAATTTTCTCACAGTTTCAAAGGCATTTGAGACGCTTGTGGAATACGTTTGGCGTTTATTGAAACGGATTGTGGAGGATGAGGGATTGGAAGCTCCCTCGCCCAAAATGGCTATCAAGCAGGCGGCCAAACTTCATCTGATTTCGGATCCTGAAAAATGGCTCGAAGCGATTGAGGCACGGAATAACAGCGTTCATGATTATTTTGGGATCTCAGAGCAGGAATATTCTGAACTGGCCAAGGAATTTTTGAACTTGGTACGCGGTTCTAAAATTTTTCATTCAGTTGACTAA
- a CDS encoding L-lysine 6-transaminase: protein MGAYVSPGDVHKILSKHLLADGLEIVCDLEKSRGSWIHDARSGQKFLDMFTCFAILPLGFNHPSLADPDFQKRLGRIAVNKISNSDLYTVEMAEALQAFDRYAIPDYLPHLFLISGGALAVENGLKAAFDWKVQKNFRKGHKRDKGHQVIHFRHAFHGRSGYTLSLTNTADPRKYQYFPKFDWPRIDPPEMRFPQNEQNLKSVKEAEERALAQIQKAALNDPDDVACLILEPILGEGGDKHFRPEFLKSLRRLADQHEFLLIFDEVQTGMGITGKMWAHEHWDVRPDLMVFGKKSQICGVMGGGRLDEVERNVFVEPSRINSTFGGSLVDLVRLGKILEVMHEEKLLDNAKVVGLHLLKRLQELEGDLDEVSNARGLGLMCAIDLPTPARRDEVKKECYRQGMIILPSGTHSIRFRPALTVTKNEIDQAVSILRESILKS, encoded by the coding sequence ATGGGGGCCTACGTTTCACCAGGGGATGTCCACAAGATCTTATCGAAACACCTCCTTGCAGACGGGCTTGAGATCGTCTGTGATCTTGAGAAAAGCCGCGGCTCCTGGATCCATGATGCCAGGAGCGGCCAAAAGTTCCTCGACATGTTCACCTGCTTCGCGATCCTCCCCCTGGGGTTCAATCATCCGTCGCTGGCCGATCCTGATTTTCAAAAGAGGCTTGGTCGTATTGCCGTCAACAAGATCTCCAATTCCGATCTCTACACCGTTGAGATGGCCGAGGCGCTTCAGGCGTTTGACCGGTATGCGATCCCGGACTATCTTCCCCACCTCTTTTTGATCTCCGGCGGGGCGTTGGCCGTTGAAAACGGACTCAAGGCGGCGTTTGACTGGAAGGTTCAGAAGAATTTCAGGAAGGGCCATAAGAGGGATAAAGGGCATCAGGTCATCCATTTCCGTCATGCCTTTCATGGGAGATCCGGATATACCCTGTCGCTGACCAATACGGCGGATCCCAGGAAGTATCAGTATTTTCCGAAATTTGATTGGCCTCGCATTGATCCTCCCGAGATGAGGTTTCCACAGAACGAACAAAATCTGAAGTCGGTGAAGGAGGCTGAAGAACGCGCCTTGGCCCAGATTCAAAAGGCGGCCTTGAACGATCCCGATGATGTCGCCTGCCTGATCCTAGAGCCGATCCTGGGGGAGGGGGGCGACAAGCATTTCCGTCCGGAATTCTTAAAGAGCTTGAGAAGACTTGCGGATCAACACGAGTTTCTCTTAATCTTTGATGAGGTCCAGACCGGAATGGGAATCACCGGGAAGATGTGGGCCCATGAGCATTGGGACGTACGACCGGACCTCATGGTCTTTGGAAAAAAATCACAGATTTGTGGGGTGATGGGGGGGGGGCGACTCGATGAGGTGGAACGGAATGTCTTTGTGGAACCTTCCCGGATCAATTCCACTTTTGGTGGGAGCCTTGTCGATCTCGTCCGATTGGGCAAGATCCTCGAGGTGATGCATGAGGAAAAACTGCTCGACAACGCCAAGGTGGTTGGCCTGCACCTCTTGAAACGGCTTCAGGAACTGGAAGGGGATCTGGATGAGGTGAGCAACGCCCGTGGTTTGGGGCTCATGTGTGCCATTGATCTACCGACACCGGCGCGGCGAGATGAGGTCAAAAAGGAGTGTTATCGGCAAGGGATGATTATCCTCCCGTCCGGTACACATTCAATCCGGTTTCGACCGGCGCTTACCGTTACAAAAAACGAGATTGATCAGGCGGTTTCGATTTTGCGAGAGTCTATTTTAAAGAGTTGA
- a CDS encoding aldehyde dehydrogenase family protein: MKQFIEKLGIKESNSGACGPNGWLKNPGGAKVISTTPIDGTTIASVLQASRKEYDRIVQEGVEVFNRWRMLPAPQRGEIVRQIGNKLREKKSLLGRLVSLEMGKPLVEGEGEVQEMIDMADFAVGLSRQLYGMTMQSERPEHRMYEQWHPLGPVGVITAFNFPVAVWAWNAFLAAVCGDVVLWKPSHKTPLCAVAVQNIVNEVMAGHNFIGVFNLIIGETHEVGQRLLEDRRVPLISATGSCRMGKVVGETVARRFGRSLLELGGNNAIIVMKDANLTMATRAILFGAVGTAGQRCTSTRRIIMEKGIEGELTKRLVTAYRQIKIGNPLDTSVHMGPLVDNGAVDQMMSALQAIGQQGGEIIAGGKRLEGREYPGGCYVEPTLAKAKADMAIVKEETFAPILYLMTASDIEEAIQIQNDVPQGLSSAIFTNSLMNAETFLCHRGSDCGIANVNIGTSGAEIGGAFGGEKETGGGRESGSDSWKLYMRRQTNTINWGKELPLAQGIKFDI; encoded by the coding sequence ATGAAACAATTCATCGAAAAACTCGGGATCAAGGAATCAAACTCCGGTGCCTGCGGCCCCAACGGCTGGCTCAAAAATCCGGGTGGTGCAAAAGTCATCTCCACGACGCCGATTGATGGGACGACTATCGCCTCGGTCCTGCAGGCCTCCCGGAAGGAGTACGACAGGATTGTTCAGGAAGGCGTCGAGGTTTTTAATCGATGGCGGATGCTACCGGCCCCGCAACGTGGTGAGATTGTGCGACAGATTGGAAATAAACTGCGTGAAAAAAAGTCGCTTTTGGGGCGTCTCGTCTCTCTCGAGATGGGAAAGCCGCTCGTCGAGGGGGAGGGAGAGGTCCAGGAGATGATCGACATGGCTGACTTTGCCGTCGGTCTCTCCCGTCAGCTCTATGGCATGACGATGCAAAGTGAAAGGCCGGAACACCGGATGTATGAGCAGTGGCACCCGCTTGGTCCCGTTGGTGTGATCACCGCATTTAATTTTCCCGTTGCCGTATGGGCCTGGAACGCCTTTCTTGCGGCTGTTTGCGGTGATGTGGTCCTCTGGAAGCCATCCCACAAAACGCCACTCTGTGCGGTTGCGGTTCAAAACATCGTGAATGAAGTGATGGCAGGGCATAACTTTATCGGGGTCTTCAATCTCATTATTGGAGAGACACATGAAGTCGGTCAGAGATTATTGGAGGATCGGCGTGTCCCGTTAATCTCCGCGACCGGTTCCTGCCGGATGGGGAAGGTTGTTGGAGAGACGGTGGCCAGGCGATTTGGCCGGAGCCTCCTTGAACTCGGTGGCAACAATGCGATCATTGTCATGAAGGATGCGAACCTTACTATGGCGACCCGGGCGATCCTTTTTGGTGCCGTGGGAACGGCTGGCCAGCGTTGTACGAGTACACGTCGTATTATTATGGAAAAGGGGATCGAGGGGGAGCTGACCAAACGGCTCGTAACGGCTTATCGACAGATCAAGATCGGAAACCCGCTTGATACAAGCGTCCACATGGGACCTCTTGTTGATAACGGCGCGGTTGATCAGATGATGTCGGCGCTTCAGGCGATTGGACAACAAGGGGGGGAGATTATTGCGGGTGGCAAGAGGCTCGAGGGGAGAGAGTACCCCGGTGGCTGTTATGTGGAACCGACCCTCGCCAAGGCAAAGGCGGATATGGCGATCGTGAAGGAGGAGACGTTCGCACCGATCCTCTACCTCATGACAGCGAGTGATATTGAGGAGGCGATCCAGATTCAGAATGATGTTCCACAAGGGTTATCGTCGGCCATTTTTACAAACAGTCTTATGAATGCCGAGACCTTCCTCTGTCATCGCGGTTCTGACTGCGGGATCGCCAATGTGAATATCGGGACGAGTGGTGCCGAGATCGGTGGGGCGTTTGGTGGAGAGAAAGAGACGGGTGGGGGCCGTGAATCGGGCTCAGACTCCTGGAAGCTCTACATGCGACGCCAGACCAACACGATCAATTGGGGGAAAGAGCTCCCGCTCGCCCAAGGGATCAAGTTTGATATTTAA
- a CDS encoding DUF559 domain-containing protein: MLPYNKSLKYASRKLRSNMTDAELALWSRIRDGQILNIQFYRQKPIADFIVDFYAPKAQVVIELDGGQHQEENQKEVDKQRDADLSGLGLKALRFNNWQVLKETEAVVEKIYQIVERQLKSPLHYRK, from the coding sequence GTGCTTCCCTACAACAAATCGTTAAAATACGCGTCTCGCAAACTAAGAAGTAACATGACAGATGCAGAACTAGCGTTATGGTCACGAATCCGTGATGGACAAATTCTAAACATTCAATTCTATCGCCAAAAGCCAATTGCTGATTTCATTGTCGATTTCTACGCCCCCAAAGCACAGGTGGTTATTGAGCTAGATGGTGGACAGCATCAGGAGGAAAACCAAAAGGAAGTTGATAAACAAAGGGATGCCGATCTCTCAGGGCTAGGACTAAAAGCTTTGAGGTTTAATAATTGGCAAGTACTAAAAGAGACAGAGGCCGTTGTTGAAAAGATTTATCAAATAGTGGAACGACAGTTAAAATCCCCCCTTCACTATCGTAAATAG
- the aspS gene encoding aspartate--tRNA ligase, whose protein sequence is MQRTHHCAALRKGDVGKEVVLTGWVATRRDHGGLIFVDLRDREGITQVVFNPQIDAKAHELSQNLRSEWVLAIRGKVEPRPEGMANAKLPTGEIEIKVSDFEILNRSKTPPFSIEDKLETSEDLRLKFRYLDLRRTPLQKNIRLRHQVLQETRRYLSENGFLEIETPFLTKSTPEGARDYLVPARLSPGKFYALPQSPQLFKQLLMVSGFERYFQVVRCFRDEDLRADRQPEFTQIDIETSFLARDEFLPIMEGLVVALWRAAGVTLKTPFPRISYQEAMNRYGLDAPDTRFGLELVDLTELFQKTQFKVFGEVVARKGIIKGINVKKGADLSRKELDAMTEFVKIYGAKGMAWIKVLPNEWQSPILKFFSEDEKNGLQERLNLEVGDLVLFAADQPKIVNDSLGNLREHLGEKLGLINRSLWNFVWVIDFPMFQYNEEEKRLDAVHHPFTSPKKEDVALLETSPEKARAEAYDLVLNGHEIGGGSVRIHTKEVQQKVFDILKISREEAVDRFGFLLEALEYGAPPHGGIAFGLDRIIMLLAGASSIRDVIAFPKTQKGTDLMVDAPSHVSEKQLKELGLEIPPPRL, encoded by the coding sequence ATGCAGAGAACCCACCACTGTGCCGCGCTCCGCAAAGGTGACGTCGGAAAAGAGGTCGTCTTGACCGGTTGGGTTGCAACCCGTCGGGACCACGGGGGGTTGATCTTTGTTGACCTCCGGGATCGTGAGGGGATTACCCAGGTCGTCTTTAATCCGCAGATCGATGCGAAGGCCCATGAACTCAGCCAGAATCTCCGCAGTGAGTGGGTGCTGGCGATACGGGGCAAGGTGGAACCACGACCCGAAGGGATGGCCAACGCAAAACTCCCGACCGGTGAGATCGAAATCAAGGTGTCTGATTTTGAAATTCTGAACCGCTCCAAGACACCCCCATTCTCCATTGAAGATAAGCTGGAGACGAGTGAGGATCTGAGACTCAAGTTTCGCTACCTCGACCTCCGCAGAACACCGCTCCAGAAAAACATCCGCCTTCGACATCAGGTCCTTCAAGAGACACGTCGTTATCTCTCGGAAAATGGTTTTTTGGAGATCGAGACACCCTTTCTGACCAAGAGCACACCCGAGGGGGCTCGTGATTATCTCGTCCCCGCCCGTCTTTCACCGGGAAAATTTTACGCCCTTCCGCAATCACCCCAGCTTTTCAAACAGCTCCTCATGGTCTCCGGATTTGAGCGGTATTTTCAGGTCGTCCGTTGTTTTCGGGATGAAGACCTTCGCGCCGATCGCCAGCCGGAATTCACCCAGATTGATATTGAGACCAGTTTCCTTGCCCGGGACGAATTTCTGCCTATCATGGAGGGACTTGTTGTGGCGCTCTGGAGAGCGGCAGGAGTCACGCTCAAGACGCCGTTCCCCCGAATCAGCTATCAGGAGGCGATGAATCGTTATGGACTGGATGCCCCCGATACCCGATTCGGCCTCGAGCTCGTCGATCTGACTGAATTGTTTCAGAAGACACAGTTTAAGGTCTTCGGGGAGGTCGTCGCCAGGAAGGGAATTATCAAGGGGATCAACGTAAAGAAGGGGGCTGACCTCTCCCGAAAAGAGCTCGATGCAATGACCGAGTTTGTGAAGATCTACGGCGCCAAGGGAATGGCCTGGATCAAGGTCTTGCCGAATGAATGGCAATCCCCGATCCTCAAATTTTTCTCCGAGGATGAGAAGAACGGATTACAAGAAAGATTAAATCTGGAAGTTGGCGACCTTGTTCTCTTTGCGGCCGATCAACCGAAGATCGTGAACGATTCGTTGGGAAATCTCCGTGAGCATCTTGGAGAAAAATTGGGATTGATCAACAGGTCTCTCTGGAACTTCGTCTGGGTGATCGACTTCCCGATGTTTCAATACAATGAAGAGGAGAAGAGGCTCGATGCGGTTCATCATCCATTCACGTCCCCCAAAAAAGAAGATGTCGCCCTTTTAGAGACTTCTCCCGAAAAGGCGCGGGCCGAGGCGTATGATCTGGTGCTGAATGGTCACGAGATCGGCGGTGGTTCAGTCCGTATCCACACCAAAGAGGTCCAACAAAAGGTTTTTGATATCCTCAAGATCAGCCGAGAAGAGGCGGTCGATCGCTTCGGGTTCCTGTTGGAGGCGTTGGAATACGGCGCCCCACCGCACGGTGGGATCGCCTTCGGGCTCGACCGGATCATCATGCTCTTGGCGGGCGCCAGTTCGATCCGCGATGTGATCGCCTTTCCCAAGACCCAGAAAGGAACCGACCTCATGGTCGATGCACCATCTCATGTCAGCGAGAAGCAGCTAAAGGAGTTGGGGTTGGAAATCCCCCCTCCACGATTGTAA